In Treponema primitia ZAS-2, a genomic segment contains:
- a CDS encoding peptidoglycan DD-metalloendopeptidase family protein: MKAKLCIPILVLLALGVYGMDWPTQEGIMSRNFGWNDKGKPVLGVCFEVQGPIRAADAGEILFYNDPDNDASRIPSPLGAWIAMDHGDGMVSIYSRFDGRRLPETLSLVEKDTVIADSGKSGWTENEGFYFSLFDRRERRWVNPSMIISPKPDTRPPVILSVTLSNSDNRNINLAQAKTISQGRYTVSVEVSDTREDNGERPLAPFRIICSLNGIELGGLYFETFSVRDGIAMAYRSSLVPVRQVYAPYPAFEIGDIAFTRGQATLEIIAQDMAENFRNVTYRLQVD; the protein is encoded by the coding sequence ATGAAAGCAAAACTGTGTATCCCAATCCTGGTCCTGCTTGCCCTCGGTGTCTATGGCATGGACTGGCCCACCCAGGAGGGGATCATGAGCCGTAACTTCGGCTGGAACGATAAGGGTAAACCTGTCCTGGGGGTGTGCTTTGAGGTCCAGGGTCCTATACGGGCAGCGGACGCCGGGGAAATTCTCTTCTACAATGATCCTGACAATGACGCCTCCCGCATCCCTTCGCCCCTGGGGGCCTGGATCGCCATGGATCACGGGGACGGCATGGTGAGCATCTACAGCCGCTTTGACGGCCGCCGTCTGCCGGAGACCCTTTCCCTGGTGGAAAAGGATACGGTTATCGCCGATTCGGGGAAATCCGGGTGGACCGAAAACGAGGGATTCTACTTTTCCCTCTTCGACCGGCGGGAACGGCGTTGGGTTAACCCTTCCATGATCATCTCCCCAAAGCCGGATACCAGGCCGCCAGTAATACTGTCAGTTACTTTGAGCAATTCGGATAACAGAAATATTAATCTTGCCCAGGCCAAAACCATCAGCCAGGGGCGGTATACGGTTTCTGTGGAAGTTTCGGATACCCGGGAAGATAACGGCGAACGGCCCCTGGCGCCCTTCCGGATTATCTGTTCCCTGAACGGTATCGAACTGGGAGGCCTCTACTTCGAGACCTTTTCTGTCCGGGACGGGATCGCCATGGCCTACCGCAGCAGCCTGGTGCCGGTACGGCAGGTGTACGCCCCCTACCCGGCCTTTGAGATCGGGGATATAGCCTTTACCCGGGGACAGGCCACCCTGGAAATAATCGCCCAGGATATGGCCGAAAATTTCCGGAATGTAACCTACCGGTTGCAGGTTGATTAA
- a CDS encoding class I SAM-dependent methyltransferase, translating into MTTILGRNRAVKTWSTPAGEEKSRTIPCALCGQNQFRPRLSCEGFSYVSCTHCGLVQMNPQPEQAEVTRRYRETNGNAYLSYETENEAAFLRLQELALQDAGLEELKKILPGRRVLDIGCATGALLEKLRGSGWETRGVEICTPSADYARQQRGLDVSELPLEENCYPGEEFDLLLASHLIEHLNDPASFVTEAHRLLSPGGRFMVTTPNIDGFQARLFRGRWRSAIFDHLYLFSVKTLQALLVKAGFTIEKIVTWGGLAAGIAPQPVKRLADRTAKRFGAGDVMLIRACKAGP; encoded by the coding sequence ATGACGACGATCCTTGGGAGGAATCGGGCCGTAAAAACCTGGTCCACCCCTGCGGGGGAGGAAAAGAGCCGGACCATTCCCTGCGCCCTCTGCGGGCAAAATCAATTCCGGCCCCGGCTTTCCTGCGAAGGCTTTTCCTACGTTTCCTGTACCCACTGCGGCCTGGTACAGATGAACCCCCAACCGGAACAGGCCGAAGTTACCCGCCGCTACCGGGAAACCAACGGAAACGCCTACCTTTCCTACGAAACAGAAAACGAAGCAGCGTTTCTGCGTCTCCAGGAACTGGCCTTGCAAGATGCGGGACTGGAGGAACTGAAAAAAATCCTTCCGGGCCGCAGGGTTCTGGATATAGGCTGCGCCACCGGGGCGCTGTTAGAAAAACTGCGGGGTTCCGGTTGGGAAACCCGGGGGGTTGAAATCTGTACCCCCTCGGCAGATTATGCCCGGCAGCAGCGGGGGCTGGATGTTTCTGAGCTGCCCCTGGAGGAAAACTGCTACCCCGGGGAGGAATTTGATCTCCTCCTGGCCTCCCACCTGATCGAACACCTGAACGATCCCGCCTCTTTTGTCACCGAGGCCCATCGGCTCCTCAGTCCCGGAGGACGGTTTATGGTGACCACCCCGAATATAGACGGCTTCCAGGCCCGGCTCTTCCGGGGCCGCTGGCGTTCCGCCATCTTCGACCACCTCTACCTGTTCTCGGTGAAGACCCTGCAGGCTTTGCTGGTTAAAGCGGGGTTCACCATTGAAAAAATCGTCACCTGGGGCGGCCTTGCTGCGGGAATCGCCCCGCAGCCGGTTAAGCGCCTGGCGGACAGGACGGCGAAACGTTTCGGCGCAGGGGATGTGATGCTGATCAGGGCTTGCAAAGCGGGCCCTTAA